One window of the Hemitrygon akajei chromosome 5, sHemAka1.3, whole genome shotgun sequence genome contains the following:
- the fign gene encoding fidgetin isoform X1, whose protein sequence is MISSASVYGLKMQWTPEHAQPLSQWPEQHFDISSTTRSPAHKADVFRGHLQRTYQYAWANDDISALTASNLLKKYAEKYSGILEGPNERSILSSYSEGPPGLVNGRKTEGEAWQPSVNSEGVYPMSCVPDVITAGKTGVTTALPPADASGNIGSSPGVASNLPEPSYSSSTCSSLHSGLPPVGASQEYATAYNGSYLHSSYSSQSAPALPSPHPSPLHSSGLLQPPPPPPPPPPPPSLVPGYSTGSSGTVYNYPVASYPPQTPVGPGYSPGAAPPPSAYLPSGIAAPTPLPPTTVPGYSYQGHGLPPIAPSPLSNSSANSLKRKAFYMAGQGEMDPSYGNYNYGQQRTAQSPMYRMPDNSVSNASRGNGFDRNAESASLAFKPTKQLIVSDQQRKFSSQSNRALTPPSYSAGKNSLGPSRSSDSFGKFTSPVMSERSDEHRQLLPHPLQGPGIRAATSSNRPADEQLKNTDSHLIELVTNEIISQGPPLDWSDIAGLEMAKAAIKEEVLWPILRPDVFTGLSAPPRSILFFGPQGTGKTLLGRCIASQLGATFFKVNGSALISKWLGEGDKIIQASFLVARCRQPSVIFISEVDLLLSSQVSEEPSPISRIKAELLMQLDTSVTSVEDQVVVICATSKPEEIDETARRYFMKRLLIPLPDSTARHQMVIHLLSQHNYCLSDKEITLMVQRTESFSGLDVARLCQEAMVGPLHAMQGTDLSAIMPNQLRPITYQDFDNAFCKIQPSISQKELDVYVEWNKMFGCSQ, encoded by the coding sequence GCTTGAAGATGCAGTGGACCCCGGAGCACGCCCAGCCTCTGAGCCAGTGGCCGGAACAGCACTTTGACATCTCCTCCACCACACGATCTCCAGCCCATAAAGCAGACGTGTTCAGAGGCCACCTGCAACGCACCTATCAGTACGCCTGGGCCAACGACGATATCTCTGCACTGACTGCCTCAAACCTGCTGAAGAAATATGCAGAGAAATATTCTGGCATTTTAGAAGGCCCCAACGAGCGATCTATCCTGAGTAGCTATTCAGAGGGGCCGCCGGGACTGGTTAATGGGCGGAAGACCGAAGGTGAGGCTTGGCAGCCCTCGGTGAACTCGGAAGGCGTGTATCCCATGAGCTGCGTCCCGGATGTCATAACAGCCGGCAAAACGGGAGTGACCACTGCCCTTCCACCGGCGGATGCTTCCGGAAACATTGGGAGCTCCCCCGGTGTGGCCAGCAACCTGCCAGAGCCGAGCTATTCCAGCAGTACCTGCAGCAGTCTCCATTCTGGGCTCCCGCCGGTTGGTGCATCTCAGGAATATGCCACGGCTTACAATGGTTCATATTTGCATTCGAGTTACAGCAGCCAGTCGGCCCCAGCACTTCCATCGCCCCATCCGTCTCCTTTGCACAGCTCCGGGCTTCTAcagccaccccctcccccaccgccacctcctcctcccccttccctggtCCCTGGCTACAGTACAGGTTCCTCCGGCACTGTGTATAATTATCCTGTGGCCAGCTACCCCCCACAGACTCCTGTTGGGCCCGGATACAGTCCTGGTGCAGCCCCACCTCCCTCTGCTTACCTGCCTTCAGGTATTGctgccccaacacccctccctcccaccacagtACCGGGTTACAGTTACCAGGGCCACGGTTTGCCGCCAATCGCTCCGTCTCCACTCAGTAACAGTTCAGCCAACTCCCTGAAAAGGAAAGCTTTCTACATGGCAGGACAAGGAGAAATGGACCCCAGCTATGGAAATTACAATTACGGACAGCAGCGGACTGCTCAAAGCCCCATGTACAGAATGCCAGACAATAGCGTTTCAAACGCGAGCCGGGGAAACGGTTTTGACAGGAATGCAGAGTCAGCGTCTCTGGCGTTTAAACCAACAAAACAGCTGATAGTCAGTGACCAACAGAGAAAATTCAGCAGCCAGTCGAACAGGGCGCTCACGCCACCTTCGTACAGTGCTGGTAAGAATTCCTTGGGGCCGTCGAGATCCAGCGACTCCTTTGGAAAATTCACCTCGCCAGTAATGAGCGAACGCAGTGATGAGCACAGGCAGCTCCTCCCACACCCACTACAGGGCCCAGGCATTCGTGCAGCTACCTCATCTAACCGGCCAGCTGATGAACAGTTAAAGAACACTGACTCACACCTCATCGAACTTGTTACCAATGAAATTATAAGCCAGGGTCCTCCACTGGACTGGAGTGACATTGCGGGACTTGAAATGGCCAAGGCAGCTATAAAGGAGGAAGTGTTATGGCCCATACTGAGGCCTGACGTTTTCACCGGACTCAGTGCTCCACCTAGGAGCATCCTTTTCTTTGGTCCTCAAGGAACAGGCAAGACATTATTGGGTAGGTGCATAGCTAGTCAACTAGGTGCCACCTTCTTTAAAGTCAATGGCTCAGCACTTATTTCCAAGTGGCTGGGGGAAGGGGACAAAATCATTCAAGCTTCTTTCCTTGTAGCACGCTGTCGTCAGCCCTCTGTCATTTTCATCAGCGAAGTTGATTTGCTTCTCTCGTCGCAAGTGAGTGAAGAGCCCAGTCCCATCAGCCGTATTAAAGCAGAGCTGCTCATGCAGCTGGACACTTCAGTGACCTCTGTGGAGGATCAAGTTGTGGTAATTTGTGCAACGAGTAAACCGGAAGAAATAGACGAAACTGCTCGCAGATACTTTATGAAACGACTTTTAATCCCGTTACCCGACAGTACAGCAAGGCACCAGATGGTAATACACTTGCTCTCACAGCACAACTACTGCCTCAGTGACAAGGAGATCACACTGATGGTACAGCGTACAGAGAGCTTCTCTGGCTTGGATGTGGCTCGACTGTGTCAGGAAGCAATGGTAGGCCCTCTCCACGCCATGCAGGGGACAGACCTTTCAGCCATCATGCCTAACCAGTTGAGGCCAATCACTTACCAGGACTTCGATAATGCTTTTTGCAAGATCCAGCCAAGCATTTCCCAGAAGGAATTGGACGTGTATgttgaatggaacaaaatgtttgGCTGCAGTCAGTGA
- the fign gene encoding fidgetin isoform X2, whose product MQWTPEHAQPLSQWPEQHFDISSTTRSPAHKADVFRGHLQRTYQYAWANDDISALTASNLLKKYAEKYSGILEGPNERSILSSYSEGPPGLVNGRKTEGEAWQPSVNSEGVYPMSCVPDVITAGKTGVTTALPPADASGNIGSSPGVASNLPEPSYSSSTCSSLHSGLPPVGASQEYATAYNGSYLHSSYSSQSAPALPSPHPSPLHSSGLLQPPPPPPPPPPPPSLVPGYSTGSSGTVYNYPVASYPPQTPVGPGYSPGAAPPPSAYLPSGIAAPTPLPPTTVPGYSYQGHGLPPIAPSPLSNSSANSLKRKAFYMAGQGEMDPSYGNYNYGQQRTAQSPMYRMPDNSVSNASRGNGFDRNAESASLAFKPTKQLIVSDQQRKFSSQSNRALTPPSYSAGKNSLGPSRSSDSFGKFTSPVMSERSDEHRQLLPHPLQGPGIRAATSSNRPADEQLKNTDSHLIELVTNEIISQGPPLDWSDIAGLEMAKAAIKEEVLWPILRPDVFTGLSAPPRSILFFGPQGTGKTLLGRCIASQLGATFFKVNGSALISKWLGEGDKIIQASFLVARCRQPSVIFISEVDLLLSSQVSEEPSPISRIKAELLMQLDTSVTSVEDQVVVICATSKPEEIDETARRYFMKRLLIPLPDSTARHQMVIHLLSQHNYCLSDKEITLMVQRTESFSGLDVARLCQEAMVGPLHAMQGTDLSAIMPNQLRPITYQDFDNAFCKIQPSISQKELDVYVEWNKMFGCSQ is encoded by the coding sequence ATGCAGTGGACCCCGGAGCACGCCCAGCCTCTGAGCCAGTGGCCGGAACAGCACTTTGACATCTCCTCCACCACACGATCTCCAGCCCATAAAGCAGACGTGTTCAGAGGCCACCTGCAACGCACCTATCAGTACGCCTGGGCCAACGACGATATCTCTGCACTGACTGCCTCAAACCTGCTGAAGAAATATGCAGAGAAATATTCTGGCATTTTAGAAGGCCCCAACGAGCGATCTATCCTGAGTAGCTATTCAGAGGGGCCGCCGGGACTGGTTAATGGGCGGAAGACCGAAGGTGAGGCTTGGCAGCCCTCGGTGAACTCGGAAGGCGTGTATCCCATGAGCTGCGTCCCGGATGTCATAACAGCCGGCAAAACGGGAGTGACCACTGCCCTTCCACCGGCGGATGCTTCCGGAAACATTGGGAGCTCCCCCGGTGTGGCCAGCAACCTGCCAGAGCCGAGCTATTCCAGCAGTACCTGCAGCAGTCTCCATTCTGGGCTCCCGCCGGTTGGTGCATCTCAGGAATATGCCACGGCTTACAATGGTTCATATTTGCATTCGAGTTACAGCAGCCAGTCGGCCCCAGCACTTCCATCGCCCCATCCGTCTCCTTTGCACAGCTCCGGGCTTCTAcagccaccccctcccccaccgccacctcctcctcccccttccctggtCCCTGGCTACAGTACAGGTTCCTCCGGCACTGTGTATAATTATCCTGTGGCCAGCTACCCCCCACAGACTCCTGTTGGGCCCGGATACAGTCCTGGTGCAGCCCCACCTCCCTCTGCTTACCTGCCTTCAGGTATTGctgccccaacacccctccctcccaccacagtACCGGGTTACAGTTACCAGGGCCACGGTTTGCCGCCAATCGCTCCGTCTCCACTCAGTAACAGTTCAGCCAACTCCCTGAAAAGGAAAGCTTTCTACATGGCAGGACAAGGAGAAATGGACCCCAGCTATGGAAATTACAATTACGGACAGCAGCGGACTGCTCAAAGCCCCATGTACAGAATGCCAGACAATAGCGTTTCAAACGCGAGCCGGGGAAACGGTTTTGACAGGAATGCAGAGTCAGCGTCTCTGGCGTTTAAACCAACAAAACAGCTGATAGTCAGTGACCAACAGAGAAAATTCAGCAGCCAGTCGAACAGGGCGCTCACGCCACCTTCGTACAGTGCTGGTAAGAATTCCTTGGGGCCGTCGAGATCCAGCGACTCCTTTGGAAAATTCACCTCGCCAGTAATGAGCGAACGCAGTGATGAGCACAGGCAGCTCCTCCCACACCCACTACAGGGCCCAGGCATTCGTGCAGCTACCTCATCTAACCGGCCAGCTGATGAACAGTTAAAGAACACTGACTCACACCTCATCGAACTTGTTACCAATGAAATTATAAGCCAGGGTCCTCCACTGGACTGGAGTGACATTGCGGGACTTGAAATGGCCAAGGCAGCTATAAAGGAGGAAGTGTTATGGCCCATACTGAGGCCTGACGTTTTCACCGGACTCAGTGCTCCACCTAGGAGCATCCTTTTCTTTGGTCCTCAAGGAACAGGCAAGACATTATTGGGTAGGTGCATAGCTAGTCAACTAGGTGCCACCTTCTTTAAAGTCAATGGCTCAGCACTTATTTCCAAGTGGCTGGGGGAAGGGGACAAAATCATTCAAGCTTCTTTCCTTGTAGCACGCTGTCGTCAGCCCTCTGTCATTTTCATCAGCGAAGTTGATTTGCTTCTCTCGTCGCAAGTGAGTGAAGAGCCCAGTCCCATCAGCCGTATTAAAGCAGAGCTGCTCATGCAGCTGGACACTTCAGTGACCTCTGTGGAGGATCAAGTTGTGGTAATTTGTGCAACGAGTAAACCGGAAGAAATAGACGAAACTGCTCGCAGATACTTTATGAAACGACTTTTAATCCCGTTACCCGACAGTACAGCAAGGCACCAGATGGTAATACACTTGCTCTCACAGCACAACTACTGCCTCAGTGACAAGGAGATCACACTGATGGTACAGCGTACAGAGAGCTTCTCTGGCTTGGATGTGGCTCGACTGTGTCAGGAAGCAATGGTAGGCCCTCTCCACGCCATGCAGGGGACAGACCTTTCAGCCATCATGCCTAACCAGTTGAGGCCAATCACTTACCAGGACTTCGATAATGCTTTTTGCAAGATCCAGCCAAGCATTTCCCAGAAGGAATTGGACGTGTATgttgaatggaacaaaatgtttgGCTGCAGTCAGTGA